TCCCTCGGGCGTCTGTACTTCTCGACCAGAGATACGTTCGTGTTGCCCTGCAACCCGCGACCCGGTCGTGCGCGCGATGAAGACCGTGGGTCTATCAGGCAGGTGTGGCTGATCGGCCGTGATGGCAGTCGTGAATGGCAGCGGCCGGTGTAAGGGGGAGTGATGACACTTCGCTTGGCAGCGTCCGGGCGTGGCATCTGCCCTGCAGCGCAGGGTGGCGCCATGCCTGTTGGCTTGGTCCGTGAGGCATCACGTCGCTTCCATACGCCGCAGGCGATCGCACTGCGCCAACATTCCTTGGAAAATCGTATTGGCCAGATCTGTAGGAAAGTTATCGGGCAGCTGTTTGCCAACCGAATCGATGGCGCCGTCGACGCGACCCAGCACGTCGGCAATGATCTGCTCTGCCGCCTGGCTGCCCAAGCCCGACAGGCGGGCGTGACTCAGCCAATGGCGTCTCTGGATGCTGCCCAGGTTGTAGTGGTTCTGGGTTCCTCTCACCGCCATGGCGAGCTTGGCCTTTTGTGGTGCCAGGCTGTTTGCCCCCGTGCCGATGACGGGGTGTGCGGACAGGACGTCGTAGGCCGGCGTGGACTGGAACCGACTTCCCGGCAGAAGAAACAGGCTGAAGTTCTTTGCGTGCCCATCCGTTGCGGCCAGGAGCCAGAACAAAAGCTGGGTTTTGAAAAAATTAATGCGATCGATGGCAGCCTGCTCGGACCCTAGCAGGATTTCCATGATCGTCGAGATCCCCGGCCCCCCGTCGGCCTGGTACTTGTGCAGTGGCGACGTGCCAGTGGCTTGGCAAAAATCCTCCTGCGGCAGGCGCACGATCCAGGTTCCGTCTCTGGACAACCTCCTGTCGAAGCGTTCAACCACTAGGACTTTCATGTCTTCGAACCGCGCAATGTCGCAGTTTGCTGTCGGCACCCCCAATTCACGTATGAGTCGAGAACAGAGCCATTCGTTTTCGACCGATGTGCGCATGTCCGCCTGCATGGCGCCCACCAGACCCATCGGCATTTTGAGGATGTGCGTGGTCGGCGTGCTGCCAACTGGCTTGTGCCACTGCTCCGCATGCCACAAGAGGGCGCTTTTCTCCTGGGCTCCCGCGATGGACAGACGAAGATCGGTATCGTCATCCGCTTGTCCGGGCAATCGGCCCGACGTAGTGTTTCGCAGAAGCGATGCGACTTGGCTTTCGCTCATGGGTTCGCCCCTGATCGTGAACAGGTCGGCCGGTTCCTCGCCCTCTGGTAAAAGCTGGATGGCGCCTACACAGTCGCGGCCTACAGCTGTCAGCAGCTGGTAGGGTGCGATGCCTTCGCATCGGAAATGCGTCGCGAGTCGGCGTCTGATTGCCTCGCTGTCCGGCAGCAGGTTGTCGAAGTAGTTTTCGACCAGTTGTCCACGGTAGGGGGCGTTATCGGGCCTGAAAGGCAGGGACAGGGATAGTGGCCGTCCTTGTTCGTCGTTCAGCCAATCGTCATAGTAGCCAAGTACGTTCTGGCGTGAAGACGCATCCCAATACGCTGCAGGGGTGCCATTGAGCCAGAGAACCAGACGTTGGGTATGTGCCCGTCTTCCCATTTACCAGTTCTCTTTTTTCATGTTCGGGGGGAGCATCTTGCGGGGCTTGGCTGACGCAGGTTTCTCGACCGGTACTGGTGGGGATGGCGATACCGTATCTTGGAGCCCAATGCCGTTTGACTGACCCGCAGATGTAGGCACCGCGTGCCGGTCCAAGATGATCTCTGCACCGAGTAGTCGCAAGATGGTGAACAGTCTTTCCACGCTGGTTGTCGAGGGATTGACTTCGATCTTGGCATAGCTTTGCTGGGTAATTCCAAGTAGTGCGGCGACTGCAGCCTGTGAAAGACCAGCGTCCTTGCGAAAACCAACAAGGATAGGGCGAAGCTGTTGCAACGTTTTGAGAGGGTATGTCATGTTGGAGCCGGGATAGTAAGCTACAGTATATAAGTTGTATTTGCATATTACAACCCATAAGGTGTAATCACTGTTGACGTTCGTCAAGCCGTCATGAAAGCACCCGAGCAACCAACAACCTTTTCGTTGTAAATCTAGATTACAACTTAAACGTTGTAGATTAGTTTCCGATTGGCATTACCATCCGTCCTCACCTGAGGTATATATACTTCAGGCGAGGACGGGAGAAAATGAAACTTTAATTTTATTACGTTGAAATCCAGCCATGTTACTGGAGTATATATACTCCAGTACCATGGCTGGGATGAGCCAATTCGAGGAGAGCATCCAATGGCAAAAAGCTCGTTCGACATCGCTAAGAACAACATTGCCTATTACTTTTCGAAATCGCAACAAGATATCTGGAAAGCAAGTGATGTGTCTAAGGTATTTAGCAAACAACGAGACAATTGGAAATTGGCCAAAAGCAGGCCTTCACTTCATTTCTTGAAAAGCTTATTGACGCAGGCATCCTCGATAAATTCGAGTTTCCTTTTCCATATCGTTCGGAAAAGCGCTACGCATTGCCGCAGGTGCCCATGCTCGAAGTGCTACAGTCTCTCAAGCCAAACTCTTATTACACGCATGCCACCGCAGCAGTAGTACATGGTCTAATCGGAACAGAAACAGAACGACGGACAATCTACATAAATCATGAACAAAGACCTCATATAAGAGGGGAACTTGCGGATCAGCCAAGGATCGACGCGGCGTTCAAGACCAAGGCAAGGGTTTCCAGCAACGCAATTAACCTGGGTGGTACAGAGATCTGCATGCTGAACGGTATGCACACAGGACAGCTTGGGGTTATTACCGCCGCTACAAGGCTGCACCAATCCCGATCAGCAACGATCAGAGTCACAGGCTTGGAGCGGACACTGATCGATATTGTTGTACGCCCGTCGTACGCCGGCGGCGTAGAAACCGTTCTTTCTGCTTTTCGTAAAGCGCGGGACAAAGTCGATAACGATCTGCTGATGCACACACTCGCACAGCTCGGGCATGTCTATCCATATCACCAAGCGATCGGCTGGTACATGGACAAAGCGGGTTACCCATTGGCAGCACTTGAACTAATCGCTACGCTGCCTAAGCTGTGCAGGTTCTATGTTGCCCACCAGATGAGCCAGCCATCCTACGACGACAAGTGGGCCTTGTACGTGCCCGCCAGCCTTGCATAGGAAGCAGCTGTCAAGCGGTCATGAGTTGAAAAGGTTTAGCTACTGCCCTTTTACATCCGACCTGTCAGCCCGGCCATCCCGACAGAGCAATGCTGGGGCCTTGAATTCAGAAGGTGATCGGACGCCGTGCACTGTGCGACGAAGCTGCAAGCGAACTGATGTGGTGCTAAAGTGTGGTTCTAAGCTAACCCATTGATTCTTAAGAGTAAAAACGGCCTGCAAAGCCGTGTAGACGGGTTCGACTCCCGTCCTCGCCTCCATTCAGCACTATTTCAGAGCAGCTTTCAGCCTTCTTCAGAAAACTTCCGCAACAGCCGACCATTGCTGTCTGGCATTGGTGTGGCGAAAAATGACGCGGCTACAGCGCACAACTCGAGCAAAAGGCGGATGTATCGAGCTACATGGACTGTCATCGCAGCCATATCGCCTGACTCAGCTGTCAGTCAATCCGGCAGTGCTTTCGGCTTGAACGATGGCGCGGCGCTTCGCCGAGGTGTCGTCACTACGCAACTCGTCGAGCAAACGGTCATATATGACCCTGTCATGCTGCGTAGCGTTGGCGACGTTCAAGGAGTCTAGGAAGTACATGCTGGCGCCCGCAGCGGCATCTTCGTTCGTTTCGGTTAGGACCAGCTCCTTGAAGAAATCGACCGTGGTTTCGTTCGCCGGCGTCCTGTTAATCGCATCGACGACCAACGGTTTCTTGCGCTTGTGGTACGCGGGATAGTCTTCGATCATGTGATTTTGGTAGGTCAGGTCACCCGTGTGATCGACGATGGCTGTCTGGAGCTTGTAGGTATCGCCATATGGGTCGTTGCGGCTTTTCTGTTCCGCTTCCTTGACGATGGGCAAAGCCCGTTCTGCATTCACGAAAAACAGCCACTCGACAGACCACGGAAGTTCAGTCACCAGCAACCGGAATACCTCATCCCGTTCATGAGGTGTCAACCCAATGAATGCTTCGCGACTGTAGCCATCGGCTTTTTCACTGCCGGTCGCATGGTACTGCTTCATGAACATGTCGTAGGCGGCGGTCATTTTTTTACTCCGAACAGCGTTTTGGCTGCGTCACTTTGTGGGTCGATCTTCATCTGGCCTAGAGTTTTACCGCCTTCGCCCATGCTGAATACGTTTATCGAAGTAACTTTTTTTGCCTTTAATATCGCCTGGTATTCTCGGTCCATCCAGGTCTGTCCACCTTTCGGGAATTTATCAGGTGATTGAATGATATCGATGGTGCCTTTGGCGTCCTTCGCGTAGTTCTCGGACACTTTCGCCCCACAGGTCCCAGCCGTGCGGCCCGAGGTCTTTCAGATCCCAAGAAAAGACGTCGTTGATGTCTTTCCAACCATCGATCACCTTGCCACCCGCTGTTTCTTCCAGAATGGTCTTGTCGGTATCCTTCGCAATTTGCCGTGCCAGTTCCTTGCGGCCGAACCAGAACATTTTCTCCTTGTCCGATGTTACGTCGAGCCGCGCAACGATCTCATCGAGTGCTGACCGCTTTTCCGCGACTGTCTTGGCATTTTATGCTGCATCAACATGGGGCTTTAGAATTTTTTGAGCTCCTTCAATGTCGCCTGCTTTGGACAGTTGCGTGATGCGCTCGCGGTCGGCGAGCGCGGTCGCATCGGCAACCTCCTGCACTTTCGTGTTCTTCCCCGGCTCTGGCGCTTTACCGGATCGGGTTTGGGGCGGGGCGGCGGAGCAGGAGGGGGCGCCGGCTTCGAAGGCTTTCTCGTGGAGGCGCCGCCGGTCCCCCCGAGGCATCCGGCCTGACCGCCGATCCGCACAAGCGCGTTGCCGCGACAGAGACTGACAAACATGACAGTTTTTTCAAAAACAATAAAAACGTCTAATGCTCCCATCAACAAACCCTAGTGCCAACCGGAGCAGAGCCGCAATGAACGTTATCGCAGGTAATAGCAAGGCTTTTCCTGAAACCATGTTTTCCCAAATGGCCAGCTACCGCTACAAGGTCTTTATCGAGACCCTTGGCTGGGAACTGCAGACCAAGTACGGTGAAGAGCTCGACCAGTTCGATCGCCCCGATACGGTCTACGTTGTATCGCAAGACGATCAAGGGGCGGTCAACGGCTGCGCCCGCCTGCTGCCGACCAGCAGCCCCTACCTGCTCGGCGATATTTTCCCGCAACTGTTGAACGGTATGCCGTTGCCCTGCAACGACGAGGTCTGGGAACTGTCGCGCTTTGCCGCTGTCGATTTCAATAGCCGCACCGCTACCTCGGCGCTGTCGCAGTTCTCGTCCGAAATTGCGGTCAACTTGCTACGCGAGTCGATCGCCTGCGCCGCGGCGCACGGTGCCAAGCGCCTGATCACGGTGTCGCCGGTCGGCATCGAGCGCCTGCTGCGCCGCGCGGGTTTCCACTGCCACCGCGCCGGGCCGCCAATGATCATCGACGGGCACCCGATCTTCGCATGCTGGATCGAAGTCGAACAGCAGCAACACTGATCGCCGGCCGCGCCGACATGCCGTCGGCAGCAGGACTTCATCTCGACACCACCGCACGCCGCCCAGCCGCATCTCCGCGCCGTGCTCCACGCATGCCACTTGAACGAGGATTGAACGTGTTTCGTGCTTATCCGCTGCTCTTTCGATTTCTTGCTTGGGTGCTTTTGCCCATACTTGCGCTGGGTGCCGCCGCGGCGTGGTATTTCCAATCCAGTAAACCGCAGGTCAGGGGTACCGTGTGGACGAAGGGGCTGGCCGCGCCGGTCACCATGACGCGCGACGCCCATGGCGTGGTTCACATCAAGGCCGGTTCGGAACGCGATGTGTACTTCGCGATGGGCTATGCGCATGCGCAGGACCGCTTGTGGCAACTGGAGTTCCAGCGCCACATTGCACAGGGACGCTTGAGCGAACTGTTCGGACGCAAGGCGGTGCGCCAGGACATCTGGCTGCGCACGCTGGGCCTCTACCGCGCCGCCGAAACCGCCTGGCCCGCTCTCAGCGAAGAGGCACGCGCCTCGTTGACCGCCTACGCCGACGGCATCAACGCACTGCTCGACTCGGGGGCGCCGCTGCCGCCCGAGTTCGCATTACTGGGTGCCCGTCCCGAACGATGGCGGCCGATCGATTCGCTGGCCTGGATCAAGGTGTTCGCATTGAACCTCGGCGGCAACCTGAACCAGGAGATCGAACGCTACCTGGCCGGCCAGGCGCTCGACGCCAGCCAGATGCAGGCGCTGTTCGGCCCGTATCCCGAGGGCGCGCCGACCACCGTACCCGATCCCTTCGGCGCAGAGGGTAAGGCGCGCACCAGCAAGGCGCTGGCCGGTCTGCTCGACCTGCGGCAGCGCATGGAGCAGGATATCCAGATCGGCGGCCGCTTTGTCGGCAGCAACGCCTGGGTCACTGCCGGCCGCCTGTCCGAGGGCGGCAAGCCGATCCTCGCCAACGATCCCCACCTCGGATTGCAGATGCCGTCGCTGTGGTATGCCGTCAGCCAGCAGGGCGGGCGCTTGCAGGCGAGCGGCATGTCGCTGGTCGGCCTTCCCATCGTCCTGTTCGGCAAGAACCAGCGCATCACGTGGGGCGGTACCAACATGATGGCCGACGTCCAGGATCTGTTCGTCGAACAGGTGGACGTGGGTGACCCGGGCCGCTATCGCAGCGCCGGAGGCTGGAAGCGCTTCGCCGCCCGTGAGGAGATCGTGAAGGTCAAGGCCGACTTCCCGGTAAGCCTGCATGAGGCGCTGGCGCCGCTCAAGATCCAGGTGCGCGAGTCCGAGCACGGGCCGATCGTCAGCGACATGCTGAATGTGTTCGACCAGCCGGTCGCACTGCGCTGGACCGCACTCGACGCCG
The genomic region above belongs to Massilia forsythiae and contains:
- a CDS encoding type II toxin-antitoxin system HipA family toxin, with translation MGRRAHTQRLVLWLNGTPAAYWDASSRQNVLGYYDDWLNDEQGRPLSLSLPFRPDNAPYRGQLVENYFDNLLPDSEAIRRRLATHFRCEGIAPYQLLTAVGRDCVGAIQLLPEGEEPADLFTIRGEPMSESQVASLLRNTTSGRLPGQADDDTDLRLSIAGAQEKSALLWHAEQWHKPVGSTPTTHILKMPMGLVGAMQADMRTSVENEWLCSRLIRELGVPTANCDIARFEDMKVLVVERFDRRLSRDGTWIVRLPQEDFCQATGTSPLHKYQADGGPGISTIMEILLGSEQAAIDRINFFKTQLLFWLLAATDGHAKNFSLFLLPGSRFQSTPAYDVLSAHPVIGTGANSLAPQKAKLAMAVRGTQNHYNLGSIQRRHWLSHARLSGLGSQAAEQIIADVLGRVDGAIDSVGKQLPDNFPTDLANTIFQGMLAQCDRLRRMEAT
- a CDS encoding helix-turn-helix transcriptional regulator, with protein sequence MTYPLKTLQQLRPILVGFRKDAGLSQAAVAALLGITQQSYAKIEVNPSTTSVERLFTILRLLGAEIILDRHAVPTSAGQSNGIGLQDTVSPSPPVPVEKPASAKPRKMLPPNMKKENW
- a CDS encoding type IV toxin-antitoxin system AbiEi family antitoxin domain-containing protein produces the protein MEIGQKQAFTSFLEKLIDAGILDKFEFPFPYRSEKRYALPQVPMLEVLQSLKPNSYYTHATAAVVHGLIGTETERRTIYINHEQRPHIRGELADQPRIDAAFKTKARVSSNAINLGGTEICMLNGMHTGQLGVITAATRLHQSRSATIRVTGLERTLIDIVVRPSYAGGVETVLSAFRKARDKVDNDLLMHTLAQLGHVYPYHQAIGWYMDKAGYPLAALELIATLPKLCRFYVAHQMSQPSYDDKWALYVPASLA
- a CDS encoding acyl-homoserine-lactone synthase, which encodes MNVIAGNSKAFPETMFSQMASYRYKVFIETLGWELQTKYGEELDQFDRPDTVYVVSQDDQGAVNGCARLLPTSSPYLLGDIFPQLLNGMPLPCNDEVWELSRFAAVDFNSRTATSALSQFSSEIAVNLLRESIACAAAHGAKRLITVSPVGIERLLRRAGFHCHRAGPPMIIDGHPIFACWIEVEQQQH